The DNA window GAAAAAATTAGTACCCCCCCCCTTTCTCATCCATCTCATTAATTCTAATTCATTAGTATTAATAGTAAGCCATACTTTTTTGTAATACTGTTTAAATTTGTGATTGATTATCTTTTTTCAAGGTTGATTGTGAATCTAGGACATTGTTTTGGGTGTTGCAATACAAAATGTGGATACTTTTCTTTGCTCCATTCATATTGACCCATGtttgaattttgtttgttttttccctAATTAGTTTGTCATTTTTCCCATTATCTTTTGTACTGGCCTTGGGGGTCGGACTTTTGAGTGCCGACCATCATAGACTTGTAGGCTCGGTCTTTCTTGCCTTAGAACGTAACGTCATTGATGTCTAGTTGAGGTTTGGTTTTGTGTGCTTCAAAACGGAAGGTCGTTGTTCAAGTTGAGGCTCggtttcttccttattttttctttcggtGGGATGATTATCCCGTTCTGGACAGTGATTCTCACCTGTCCTTCCATTAGGCTTGGCTCGGCCTCATTGTTACGGATGGGTTGATCATCATGCAGACCACCCTGTTCTGGTCATTAGGAATAGGTCATGGTTGAAAGAATGAGTTTCCTCCCTCGCCATTTTTCTTCCTTGtctttagttttaattcttAGTGTTAAGGGTAAGACATGCTTTTTGTTGTATTGTTTAAATCTTTGATTGGTTTTCTTTCAAGGTTGGTTGTGAGTCTAGGACACGGTTATAGGGGAAGTTGTACGAAATGTGGATACTTTTCCTTTGTACCATTCATTTGTCCCatctttgaatttttcttgtttttcctgcTTTAGTTACTTTGTCATTTTATTGCATGCTGTTATTGTCTAGTTGGATTAGCCGCCGAATTGTTTGATTTATTGTGCACTGTGTTTGCAGTGTATAGACAGATAACGTATGCAGCATGATTGAGTAGCACATGGTTAATGAGTTGAGCTGAGGGCATCTTCTCCAGAACATTCATTGAGTttccacatttttttcttttgatttttgtttgaaTTATGATTTTTTACATTATTGTGTTTGCTTCTTCTATAGAGATGTGTTTGCTACCTTTTCAAACGGAAGAAAGTAGGTATATACATgaaataatgattttttttagtgTACTTTGTTCTGCTCCTTGGTATTGAGTATAAGCATACTTCTCTCAAATGGTCTTTAAATTAATATTTAGTTGAATATAGTTTTCAACACGATTAATTGTGAGTTCAGGACATGGTTGTGGGGGGAAGCAACATAGATTATCCTTGgtttgttgctttttttttttttttttttttttaatgcaaaatttCACTGCTTTGTTTTTTAAAAGgtttaattatttgatttttgatatGTAATATTTGCATAGTGATGCACATAGAATTATAAGGCAAGACACGGGATTGATGAATACATAGTTAATAAGGACTAATGGAGTCTTAGAGGGGTTCTTCTTAAGGACATCAAACTCATCATTGTTTTTACATATCGTATTAATTTTTAGGTGTAGTTTAAATTTCTATCGATATAGTGATTTGAAAGTTTGAATTGAaccatggaatttttttccaCTTCAGGTTGAGTGTGGAATCTTGAATATCTAAGGTTGAACTATCCTAGGAGGTGTTTCCGAGTTTGAAAGTGGGtgtttcttccttatttttctttgatgTGTATTACATTATTAAGTACAATTATTTTGTGGAATCTACTTTGCTATCATACTGTGGTATTCTTACTGCTTAagtattttaattatttttggtTCAAGAATGCTAatggaataaagaaaaatatcattgaTGCTGACTAATGTTGCAAAAATTGggtttcctttctccttttccttgtttttttcctttttgtcccCCTCTTTTAGTatccaattttattttgtaactttattctttttgcaGATTAGGTGCTTATGATGTTGCACATGTATGGGAAGTGAGGTTTTTTTACCTTTATTATTAGTTGTTTTATTATTGCTTCAAATTATGTTTTACATTATTATGTTTGTACATTTTCTACAAATAATTCTTGGTGTCTAGAAAAGTAAGTACTTAATTGAAAAAATGAGTTCCACCCCTTTTTCTTCCATCTTATTAATTCTAATTCATTAGTATTAATAGTTAGACATACTCTTTTGTAGTGCTATTTAAATCTGTGAttggttattttttttcaaggttgGTTGTGAGCCTAGGACATGGTTATGGGTGCTGCGGTACAAAATGTGGATATTTTTCCTTAGTACCATTTATCTTGGTCCTTCTTtggattttgtttgtttttgtcttATTTAGTTAGTTTGTCATTTTTTACAATTGTCTTTTTGTATCGGCTTTTTGGGTCGGTCTTTTGATTGCTGACCATCAAAGCCTTATTTGCTCGGTTTTTCCTGGCTTAGAACGTAAGGTCTTTGTTGCCGAGTGAGGTTTGGTTTTCTGAACCTTAGGACGTAAGTTTTTTGATTCGTAATGTTAACATAGTGATGCACATAGAATTATAAGGCAAGACACGGGATTGAGGAATGCATGGTTAATAAGGATTAGCGGAGGCCTATTGGACCGTCTGGAACCAATTCTCAAGATTCCTTGGACCATCTAGAACATTCGAGGTCTCAATTCCTCAGTTAAACAAGTGGAAATCAATTCACTCATTCGCTCCTCTCAGTCCAACCTCTGTTGCCTTTTGGAAGCTAGGGTTCTCGAGGCCAATGCGCCTCGTATTGCTTTTGCCATTGCCCCCAACTGGTCCTTTCTCTCCAATTATCATCATAGCCCAAATGGGAGAATCTGGATCCTCTGGGCCCCTGCCTTCCTTATCATAACCAATATCTCCTCTGCCCAAGTATTCAGCATCTCATTCTCTCATCACTCTGGCCCTTTCATTTGCTTTCTCTCCATTGTCTACGCTCACAACCAAGCCTCCCTCAGATCCTCTCTCTGGGTcaatcttctttccttttccagCACTCTGGGCCCTCATCCGTGGGCCATCTCTAGtgatttcaattttattcaattCAGTCACGAAAAGCAGGGGAGCAACCCCATTGACTCCCAAGCTGTTGACTCGTTCAATGATTGTATTGATGATCTCAACCTTACCGATCTCAGATGGTCTGGTGTCAAGCTCACTCGGCACAACAGAAGATCTGGTAACCTTCGTATTGCTTGTAAGCTTGATAGAGCCCTTATTAATGAAGCTTGGCTCgactcttccccttcttctcatGCCACCTTTGGTCTTTCTGGAATCTCTGACCATAGTCCCATCTCCCTCCACGTCATCCCCTTCCTCTCCTTCGGCCCCAAACCTTTCAAATTCTTCGACATGTGGATCTCTCACCCTGACTTCCATTCCCTTGTCTTCACTACTTGGCACTGCCACACCTCTTGTTCCCTTTTCCCTCTCCTTTCTTTTGCCTACAGGCTCGAgtgtgaaattttctttaaaGCTTTGGAACTCATCCACCTTCGGGAACATCACCTCTCGTGTCACTTATGCTTAGGAAAAACTTCACTCTATCCAATCCCAAATCCAACAGAATATCCTCAATCCTATCCTTGCTGAGGAAGAGAAATCTGCCTCTTCTAATTTGGCCTTGCTGCTGGATCAGGAAGAAACCTTCTTGCACCAAAAAGCCTGCATCAAGTGCCTTGAGCTGGGTGATTCCAACTCAGCTTATTTCCATCACTCTCTCAAATCCAGAAATAATGCCAATTCTATCGAAGCTTGTTTCCTCCACTGGGgttaatctcttcttctcccctgaGCACATCAAAGCTGAAGCCATTTCTCACTTCCAGAGGTTCTTCAGTCCCCCCTTATCACTACAACCCCCATCCCACAGAACCTCCTCAACAAATTTGTGCCCATTGATTCTATTCCTTTCCTTCAATCTATCCCCAGTGAGGAGGAAATGATCTCTGCCATCCTCTCCCACAAGTCCAACAAAGCCCCGGGCCCTGATGGATTCAGCATGGGTTTCTTCTCTGCATGCTGGAGCACCATCGGAAATGACCTTATCTTTGCAGTTCgaagtttcttcttcaacccaaaccaaattgaagggattaaccacaccttcctctgcctcatcccTAAAGAGCAAGGTGCGGTTTCCATGAATGATTTTAGGCCCATTTCTCTATACAATCTCCTCTACAAGTTTGTGGCCAAAATCCTTGCCAGCAGGATTCAGAAAGTAATTGACTCCCTTGTCAGCCCTAATCAATCAGCCTAGTAGGGGCATTTATGATAACATCATTCTTTGTGATGAGATTGTTTGCGGTTCCGACCGTAAGTCCCACTCCCCGGCAgccctcctcaagattgatatccataaaGCCTTTCACACCATTAGCTGGAATTTCATCTTCAATGTGCTTCTTCAAATGGCTTTCTCTCCATCTTTTGTTCATTGGATTCAGATTTGTATCTCCTCCCCCTGCTTTTCTGTTCTGGTGAACGGGAGCCTAGTCGGTCACTTCCCCTCGGGTCATGGCATCCATCTCTTTCCCTCCATCTTTTGTACATTGGATTCAGAATTGCATCTCCTCCCCTCGCTTTTCTGTTTTGGTGAATGGAAGCCTGGCCGGTCACTTCCCCTCTGGTCGTGGCATTCGTCAAGGATGCCTCCTTTCTCCCTTGCTGTTCTCTCTTTCCTTGGAAGTCCTCTCTCGCTCCATTCAATCCGCAACTGACCTCGGCCTCATTTTTCCCATCCCCAAATGTAAATCCCTCTCTCATTTGGCATTTTCcgatgacatcatgatcttcttCAAGCCGGATCCTCTCTCAGTCTCTACCATCATATCCACCCTTCATTCTTTCGAATCCATATCGGGGCTTAACATAAACCTCCTCAAGTCCAATATTTTCATTTCTGGTGTCGCCCCCAAGGTCTGCGCCTCCCTCTCCAAGCTCTTTGGTATTCCTCTTGGGCATTTGCTTGTGAAATACTTGGGTCTTCCCCTGATATCCTCCAGGCTTTCCACCCACCATTGTGCCCCTATGCTTGACAACTTAAGGAAAAGGCTCCAGCTCTAGAAAGGTAAGCTTCTTTTTTTGCTGGCCGCCTTACCTTGATCAGATCGGTCCTCTAGtccatgtacctctattggGCTGGCATCTTTACCCTTCCTGcttccatcatcaaatcctacGAATGgcttctctacttcttcctttggaaaggctctGATTCCTTTAAATTTCTGAGACCTCTCAGTTGGGAGAAGGTTTGCCTTCCTTAAACTGAAGGTGGTCTTGGGATTAGGAGAATCAAAACCATCAACTCTGTTGCTattctcaagctcatctggaagattgtGTCAAATGACAAAAGCATTTAGGTGGATTGGATTTACTCGGGTTTGCTCAaatctaactccctctggtctACCCCTTCCATTCCTATTGCCTCCTGGATTTGGAGAAAGATCCTTGACCACAGACATGTTGCCCTCTCGGCTATCACATTTGTCATTGGAAATGGAAATTCTATCTCTCTGGAATAACCCCTGGCACTCTTCTGGCATCCTTTCTCACCTCATCATCCCCAGAATCTACTCTTCTGTCCTCCCTTTTACTGCCTCTGTCTCTTCTATCCTTTCCCCCTCTAGCTGgtcccccctcctccccccctccccNNNNNNNNNNNNNNNNNNNNNNNNNNNNNNNNNNNNNNNNNNNNNNNNNNNNNNNNNNNNNNNNNNNNNNNNNNNNNNNNNNNNNNNNNNNNNNNNNNNNNNNNNNNNNNNNNNNNNNNNNNNNNNNNNNNNNNNNNNNNNNNNNNNNNNNNNNNNNNNNNNNNNNNNNNNNNNNNNNNNNNNNNNNNNNNNNNNNNNNNNNNNNNNNNNNNNNNNNNNNNNNNNNNNNNNNNNNNNNNNNNNNNNNNNNNNNNNNNNNNNNNNNNNNNNNNNNNNNNNNNNNNNNNNNNNNNNNNNNNNNNNNNNNNNNNNNNNNNNNNNNNNNNNNNNNNNNNNNNNNNNNNNNNNNNNNNNNNNNNNNNNNNNNNNNNNNNNNNNNNNNNNNNNNNNNNNNNNNNNNNNNNNNNNNNNNNNNNNNNNNNNNNNNNNNNNNNNNNNNNNNNNNNNNNNNNNNNNNNNNNNNNNNNNNNNNNNNNNNNNNNNNNNNNNNNNNNNNNNNNNNNNNNNNNNNNNNNNNNNNNNNNNNNNNNNNNNNNNNNNNNNNNNNNNNNNNNNNNNNNNNNNNNNNNNNNNNNNNNNNNNNNNNNNNNNNNNNNNNNNNNNNNNNNNNNNNNNNNNNNNNNNNNNNNNNNNNNNNNNNNNNNNNNNNNNNNNNNNNNNNNNNNNNNNNNNNNNNNNNNNNNNNNNNNNNNNNNNNNNNNNNNNNNNNNNNNNNNNNNNNNNNNNNNNNNNNNNNNNNNNNNNNNNNNNNNNNNNNNNNNNNNNNNNNNNNNNNNNNNNNNNNNNNNNNNNNNNNNNNNNNNNNNNNNNNNNNNNNNNNNNNNNNNNNNNNNNNNNNNNNtttcctttctccttttccttgttttttccctttttttccccatcttttagtatccaattttattttgtaactttATTGTTTTTGCATATTAGGTGCTTGTAATGTGGCACATGTATTcgggttgagttttttttttttttttttttttaggttaagTTAGAATTTCTATCGATATAGTGATCTTAAAGTTGGAATTGAACAATTGAATTTGTTTCCTCTTTAGGTTGATTGNNNNNNNNNNNNNNNNNNNNtttttttttacctttataTTATTTGCTTTATCATTTATTTAGATTATGTTCTACGTTATTGTGTTTGTACCTCTTCTACAAGTATTTCTTGGTGTCAAAAGTAGGCACATAATTGACAAAACGagttccccctccccccttgttTCCTTCCATCTTTTTGATTCTCATTAGTTTAATAGTAAGACAATTTTTTGTAGTACTGTTTAAATCTATGATTGGTTATTTTTTTCAAGGTTGGTTATGAGTTGAGGACATGATTATGGGTGAAGCTGTACAAAATGTGGGTACTTTTCCTTAATACCATTCATTTTGGCcaatctttgaatttttttctttttcccctatttaGTTACTTTGTCATTGTAATGCATGTTATTGTGTTGGATTGAATTATGTGATTTATTGTGCACGGTGTTTGCGGCTCATCGAAAGATATTGCATGCCACAAAATTGAGGAGTGCATTGTTAATGAGCCAAGCTGAGGGGGTCTACTTGAGAACATTCATTAAGTTTCCACatgttttcattttatttttatttgtattatgATTTTCGATGTAATTGTGTTTGCTTCTTTTACAGAGATGTGTGTGCTACTGTTCGAAACGGAAGAAAGTTGGTATATACTAGAAtaatgtttgatttttattatctACTTTGTTCTGATCCCTGGTATTGAGTATATGCATTCTTCTTTCTGGTGGTGTTTAAATCAAAGTTTAGTTAAATATAGCTTCCAACTGAATTAATTGTGAGTCCATGACATGGTTATGGGTGAGGCCACATAGAATATCCTTGGTATGTTGCTTTGTTTTTCTTAATGCAAGATTTCactgttttgttttttaaaaggctaattgtttgatttttttatatgtaatgTATGAATAGTGATGTGTATAGAATCTTAAGGCAAGACACATGATTGAGGAATGCATGGTTAATACGGACTAGAGCAGGCTTGGAGGGGATCTCTTAGATATCAAACTCATCATTGTTTGCTcatatattattaaaattttgagGTTTGGTTAGAATTTCTAACGTTATAGTGATCTTAAAGATGGAATTGAACCATGAAATTTGTTTCCTCTTTAGGTTGATTGTGGTATCTTGAATATCTAAGGTTGGACTATCCTTATTTGATGCGTATTAGTTTATTAACTTCAATTATTTTGTGGAATCTATTTTGATATTATACTGTGGTATTCTTACTGTTGAAGTATTTTAATTATTGTTGCTTCAGGAATGTCAatggaataaagaaaaatatcatgGCTATTGACTGATGCTGTAAATATTgagtttattttcttattttccttgttttttctttttcggtcCCACTTTTCTACTATCCAgttttattttgtaactttATTGTTTTTGCAAATTAGGTGCTCATAATGCGGCACATGTATACGAGTTAAtgttttttaaccttttttatttgctttatcATTGCTTTAAATTATGTTTTACGTTTTACGTTATTGTGTTTGTACATCTTTAAATATTTCTTTATGTCTAAAAAAGTAGGTGCATAATTGAAAAAATTAGTTCCCCCCCGCCCCCACTTTCTCATCCATCTCATTAATTCTAATTCATTAGTATTAATAGTAAGACATACTTTTTTGTAATACTGTTTAAATTTGTGATTGATTATCTTTTTTCAAGGTTGATTGTGAATCTAGGAcattgttttgggttttgggtgttGCAATACAAAATGTGGGTACTTTTCCTTGGTTCCATTCATGCTGACCCAATAGGAGACCCTCCAATGCCTAAGCTAGATTTCTTCCACAATCGATACTCAAAAGGTTTTACTATGAAAATGATCCCTCCTCTTTTTTGGGGGTTTACGttgatatttataggcagtGGATGAAGAGGCTGTTGAGAAGATTCCCATTTTGGCAAGTTGTTCACTTTTGTTAAGAAATCTCTTGGAAGAGTCCTAGTAGGTAAGTGTTACCTTATTTGTTTCAGATTCGTATTCGGATGGATCTCTTAGATAGATTGGTTTCGTAAGCTTCAAGCGATAAGATTTGCTGAGCTGGCGGTGAGTGATCCTCGGGATCATCCTGACAATATGACGGGTCGGCCATACATATAGGCAATCTGAGAGGTTTGCTCGGCCAAGGGATGACCCGAGGGGACAAACATTTTGACCCTCATCATAAGCCCCCTACCTCTTTTAAGTCGAGGTTCGTAGGTTGGCATGTAGGAGTTCAATAAGCAAGGATACTATACTcagattaggccattgatctTTAGTTCAATGAAGACATCTTTGTTTACTTTTGATTGTTTACAGCTGTCTTTTTGTACCGACATTCGGGGTCGGGCTTTGAGTGCCAATCACCAAAGACCCATTGGCTCAGTTTTCCCTGCCTCAGAACTTAAGGTCTTTGGTGCCGAGCTAAGGTTTGGTTTTGTGCACCTTAGGACGTAAGTTTTTTGATACGTAATGTTAGCATAGTGATGCGTATAGAATTATAAGGCAAGACACGGGATTGAGGAATGCATGGTTAATAAGGATTAGCGGAGGCTTGGAGGGGGTCTTCTTAAAGACATCAAATTCATCATTGTCtgcacatatttttttttttaggttaagTTAGAATTTCTATCGATATAGTGATCTTAAAGTTGGAATTGAACCATGGAATTTGTTTCCCTCTTATGGTTGAGTTTGGTTTCTTGAATATCTAATGTTGAACTATCCTAGGATGTATTTCAGAGTTTGAAAGAGGGGGTTTCTTCCAATTTTTGAATTGATGTGTATTACTTTGTTAAatacaattattttttggaATCTATTTTGATATTATACTGTGGTAAATTTACTGGAGAAGTATTGGAATTATTTTTGCTGTAGCAATATGgatggaataaagaaaaatattagtGGCTGGCTGATGCTGCAAAGATTGggtttcctttctccttttccttgttttttccatttttgtcgCCTTCTTCtagtatttaattttattttgtaaccttattatttttgtagattAGATGCTCGTGGCACTTGTATTCGAGTTGACGTATTCCTTaccttttttatttgctttatcATTGCTTCAATTGAAGTTTTACGTTGTTGTGTTTGTATTCCTTCCATAAATATTTATTGGTTTATAAAAAAGTGGGTACGTAATTGAAAAAATGAGTTTCctccctccccttttttcttcattgtctTTAGTTGTAATTCTTTAGCGTTAAGAGTAAGACATACTTTTTGTTGTACTGTTTATATTACACTCAtgccctaacccggtctaatttgaactgttgtgataggtctcagaccggTGGTGGGAAGTATcaccgggttttggctcgtagCTGCCCATTGCCGAAAGgagagagatgaccccatatgttcgTGTATTGGTTTCCAATCCAACTGGAGTGGATTTGTACCTTTTgatcccagacagtaagtgacccgacaccccacaCCTAAATCTCGGCACGCACCAAAATTTTTTGGAGGACCATAAACACAGCCTAGGGCAACTACCAGTGCGAGACCAGATGGTGGACAACAAGCTATTAAGATAGGTtgttgtcttgaccaccggaaacagTCTAGGCCTGTTTTCGTTGGCTGTTTCCGCTGGCCACTTAGGCTGCTAGTTGGGttccgatgcccatgggtcTCGCTACCCGCATCGTAGATAAGCCTGGATGATTTCAAATCCTCCCCCATGCCTTCTTCATGATATTACCACCTTACGAACCAAAGTAGTTGAGTCCACGTGCCTCGAAAGTCGGATTAACCCATTCGAACTGGACTAGGACCAAACCAAACTGACCAAACTGACCAAACATGCCCTAAGGGTTAACTTACCATATAAGTCGAATCCCCAATTCTCCACCTATAAAGGACTAAAATTTACCTTCCAATAGATAGAGCAAGCCCATGAGAACCACATAGATAGAAATTGGATCAATTGAATCAAGAGGGGGAAACCTGAATATGAATTAGGCACAACAGACTACACTGTGTGTGCGCGTGCTTGTGCGTTGATCTTATTCTATGGGAATGATGCTTTGCCCAATCACGAATTAGCATATTTCCCGTGAAGCAATCTTACCAGACAGAACATAAAGACGAAAAACACAAATTTGAAGTAAGTTCTGTTGGAAAAGAGTTGATTTGCTAGATAACTTTCAAATCGAAAAAACAAGAGAGTAGTCCAAAGATTCTCAACTGAATAATGCCCAAAAGGAGaataggaaaagagagagaaaaccaaaCTTGAATTTTGGCTAATCCAATGATATGATGGAGAGAAAGAGGTATCCCTTCACCATGATTTGTATCTCTatttgaagaagatgatccaatCCAACAGTCCCAGCAGAGGGGAGATAGTAATAGAACCTGCTAAAACATCGTATAGACCAGAGGGAGAACAAGGCATGGCAAATTGGTAATCAAATTGTTGTATTCAGATAAGGACTGTAAAGCCCTTGAGAAATCTCTTGGGTAAAAATAGTCAAAATGGTTGATGTTAGCCCGAGCAGTGTACTCGCTTTGTGAACTCCCTCTATAAACGATTGATTCCTCCTTAATTTTCCCATCAGTATTTTCATTTATATGGCAACCCATAAGATACCCAGCAATTTCAGTAGGTACACGAGACATCAGTGCCTTAGGAGGCACAAACCCTTCTCTACGAGCCACCCTAGGCCAATCCCAGTCGAACCTACCTACATTACTCAAGGCAGATGAAACGCCTACTCTAGCAAGAATGACAAGGATGATAGTGTAACCATGCTGTCCCAGTATGTGCAATGCTAGAGAAAAATCTACATCCACTGAGATCAACATAATGGATGATAGCAGAGGGTTGTCAAGAGCGAGCAAGAACATATCAACCAAAATAGCCTTGTCAACTGCGTCCTTTGTTCCATTTGGAACATCTACGAGTTTCACACCAGTCCTTTGGCAACCCTCCCTTAGCCGCCTTGGGAAGGCATTGAAATCTCCATAGGCAGAGAACATTGTAATAGCTCCTTCTATAACAAGGTGAACGCGTAATGCCATTCTAATGTTAGCAGATACATATTCAGGGCGGACATCACTCAGAACAGGGCAATTCTCAATGTACCAGAGGATAGCCATTGGCCTTTGTGAGGAATTTCTGCTTTGCTGGTTCGAGGGTTGTTGAGGTGGTGGGTCCACGCTTAAATTTATGGTATTTGTTTCACTGATTTCCATGGATTctgaagaaaatatca is part of the Macadamia integrifolia cultivar HAES 741 chromosome 9, SCU_Mint_v3, whole genome shotgun sequence genome and encodes:
- the LOC122089497 gene encoding uncharacterized protein LOC122089497, with translation MIFSSESMEISETNTINLSVDPPPQQPSNQQSRNSSQRPMAILWYIENCPVLSDVRPEYVSANIRMALRVHLVIEGAITMFSAYGDFNAFPRRLREGCQRTGVKLVDVPNGTKDAVDKAILVDMFLLALDNPLLSSIMLISVDVDFSLALHILGQHGYTIILVILARVGVSSALSNVGRFDWDWPRVARREGFVPPKALMSRVPTEIAGYLMGCHINENTDGKIKEESIVYRGSSQSEYTARANINHFDYFYPRDFSRALQSLSEYNNLITNLPCLVLPLVYTMF